One Acidobacteriota bacterium DNA window includes the following coding sequences:
- a CDS encoding DUF3488 domain-containing protein, translating to MKASFSHHKGRVILLSYLLVSASTLSLILTGAISPIISFLVILAIPVSFFFSEELMRNKLYAGAWNIAALLYIFFFIVDTGMISRSLIISVTHLLLFISVFKLFNRVEEQDYRQLYLVSFLSMLAAASLTAEMSFLIGFILFIFSWVAVHTYLNSCGEPFSFLVPDAAFLAETVKAKPPSRFNFLVIPGLLLLFTGVFFIIIPRMEAGYGGGGMRGRMVSGFSEEVFLGEQGKISSSPRVVMRVRLGKKGYDDRRFIHLKGIVLDYYDGAGWRRSDIREYRLREDSSGWFTISPRLARKRGLVREEIYLEPVSSRVLFCGGRVARLRGPFRYLFIDLAGSLLLLSPHYHRKNYTVYADLSLPSPERLRRAGEAYPASISYKYLELPLLSPEIGALAERITKDKPTPYDKAVAIEDYLRKNYTYTTELPPVGASFDPLYTFLFETKKGHCEYFATAMAVMLRSLGVPARVVNGYLRGEYNPIGRYYLVRARDAHSWVEVYFPGYGWVEFDPTPIAEYDRLMRLRNLSFLGSLIDSAKLAWDKRVIFYNLNDQVRYLAVAKEKLASFSLKVKSLFSPSFIFKFLFVSLLLFMLFFFLPFRFFPFFRKKGEEKGSPPWFYQRFLKIVRGKGLVREPHLTPSEFAHLLRAELPKDQPAIDLVTECYYLVRYGGVKLSRRREEEIKEALSALRRKG from the coding sequence ATGAAGGCTTCCTTTTCTCATCATAAGGGAAGGGTCATTCTTCTATCCTATCTCCTTGTTTCTGCAAGCACCCTCTCCTTGATCCTCACTGGTGCCATTTCTCCCATTATCTCCTTTTTGGTGATCTTAGCCATCCCGGTAAGCTTTTTCTTCTCGGAGGAGCTTATGCGGAACAAGCTTTATGCTGGGGCTTGGAATATCGCCGCCCTTCTTTATATCTTTTTCTTCATCGTGGATACTGGAATGATCAGCCGTTCCCTTATCATCTCGGTGACCCATCTCCTTCTCTTTATCTCGGTGTTCAAGCTCTTCAACCGGGTTGAAGAGCAGGACTATCGCCAGCTCTATCTGGTCAGTTTCCTCTCGATGCTTGCTGCAGCGAGCCTCACCGCGGAGATGAGCTTTTTAATCGGCTTTATCCTCTTTATCTTTTCCTGGGTGGCGGTTCATACCTACCTCAATTCCTGTGGTGAACCCTTCTCCTTTTTGGTTCCTGATGCTGCATTCTTGGCAGAAACGGTAAAGGCAAAGCCTCCCTCCCGGTTCAATTTCCTCGTCATCCCCGGTCTTCTCCTCCTTTTTACCGGGGTTTTCTTTATAATAATCCCTCGGATGGAAGCGGGCTATGGTGGAGGGGGGATGAGAGGGAGGATGGTCTCCGGTTTTTCCGAGGAGGTTTTCTTGGGGGAGCAGGGCAAGATTTCCTCGAGCCCCCGGGTGGTGATGCGGGTTAGACTGGGGAAGAAGGGCTACGATGACAGGAGGTTCATCCACCTGAAGGGGATAGTCCTCGATTATTACGATGGGGCAGGCTGGCGCCGGAGCGATATCAGGGAATATCGATTGAGGGAGGATTCATCAGGTTGGTTCACCATTTCCCCAAGGCTTGCCAGGAAGAGAGGGCTTGTTCGAGAGGAGATATACCTCGAACCGGTATCGAGCCGGGTGCTTTTTTGCGGGGGGAGGGTGGCTCGATTACGAGGTCCCTTCCGCTATCTGTTCATCGATTTGGCGGGTTCTCTCTTGCTTCTTTCTCCCCATTATCATCGGAAGAACTACACCGTTTACGCCGACTTGAGCCTGCCATCTCCGGAGAGATTGAGAAGGGCGGGTGAGGCTTATCCTGCTTCGATCTCCTACAAATACCTCGAACTTCCCCTGCTTTCCCCGGAGATAGGGGCGCTTGCCGAGCGGATCACCAAGGATAAGCCCACCCCGTACGACAAGGCGGTAGCTATAGAGGATTATTTAAGAAAGAATTATACATACACCACCGAGCTCCCGCCGGTAGGGGCGAGTTTTGATCCTCTTTACACCTTTCTCTTCGAGACCAAGAAAGGGCACTGTGAGTACTTCGCCACTGCGATGGCGGTGATGCTCCGTTCCCTCGGGGTGCCGGCGCGGGTGGTAAACGGTTATCTGAGAGGGGAGTACAACCCCATAGGTCGGTATTACCTCGTTCGGGCACGGGATGCCCACAGTTGGGTCGAGGTTTACTTCCCCGGCTATGGTTGGGTGGAGTTCGACCCCACCCCGATAGCGGAATACGATCGTCTTATGAGATTACGGAACCTCTCCTTCCTCGGCAGTCTCATCGATTCTGCCAAGCTCGCTTGGGATAAGAGGGTTATCTTCTATAACTTAAACGATCAGGTGCGGTATTTGGCAGTAGCAAAGGAGAAGCTCGCCTCCTTCTCCTTGAAAGTTAAGTCCCTTTTCTCCCCCTCTTTTATCTTTAAATTTCTCTTTGTTTCCCTTCTCCTCTTTATGCTTTTCTTTTTCCTTCCTTTTCGCTTCTTTCCCTTTTTCAGGAAGAAAGGCGAGGAGAAGGGAAGTCCTCCTTGGTTCTATCAGCGTTTTCTCAAGATCGTGAGAGGAAAGGGGTTGGTTCGTGAGCCCCATCTTACCCCGTCTGAATTTGCCCACCTGCTTCGTGCGGAATTGCCAAAAGATCAACCTGCCATCGATCTTGTTACCGAGTGTTATTATCTCGTCCGCTACGGTGGGGTAAAGCTATCGAGGAGAAGGGAGGAGGAGATAAAGGAGGCGCTTTCCGCTTTAAGGAGGAAGGGATGA
- a CDS encoding DUF58 domain-containing protein, with translation MSCSAIKLTKRGRNHLLFIIAILIAAVNTGNNLLYLILSFMLSLLFFSFFAPRFLFKGVDIAIELPPYLYAGERARLKVRIENRKRYLPSPPFYLKALGSLPLSTPPFLPSVLGGESFEDLLFEEVRRRGLYRMEGLLAATPYPFGLFLSAKTVPTEEREFLVYPRIFPISSFIVHGIPGEKAMVSLFKGRSMSLRNIRDYTYGDEVRFLHWKASAKLSKLMVKEFSRKEELKVTILLPTFVSPNFSREEFELRVSFAASLAFYLIGRDYFVRLITSHSQVPFGVGGVQLHKILRELALVEPVTRASEDLVERELKAGEASLSSFRVLIADREYPLPRGALVVPLTAIERIGGKEKEREDPE, from the coding sequence ATGAGCTGCTCAGCGATCAAGCTTACCAAGAGGGGAAGGAATCATCTCCTCTTCATCATCGCCATTCTCATCGCCGCGGTAAATACCGGCAATAACTTGCTCTATCTTATTCTCTCCTTTATGCTTTCCCTCCTTTTCTTCTCCTTCTTCGCCCCTCGATTTCTCTTTAAAGGGGTTGATATCGCGATCGAGCTCCCTCCCTATCTCTATGCCGGGGAGAGGGCAAGACTAAAGGTGCGGATAGAAAACAGGAAGCGGTATCTACCATCTCCTCCCTTCTACCTCAAAGCCCTCGGTTCCCTTCCTTTATCCACTCCTCCGTTTTTGCCCTCGGTTCTTGGAGGAGAGAGCTTCGAGGACCTTTTGTTCGAAGAGGTGAGGAGGCGTGGTCTCTATCGGATGGAAGGGCTTCTTGCTGCTACCCCCTATCCCTTTGGACTTTTCCTATCTGCGAAGACGGTGCCTACCGAAGAGAGGGAATTCCTCGTCTATCCCCGGATATTCCCTATCTCTTCGTTCATCGTCCACGGTATTCCTGGGGAGAAGGCGATGGTAAGTCTGTTCAAGGGGCGTTCGATGAGCCTCCGCAATATACGGGACTATACCTATGGGGATGAGGTTCGCTTCCTTCACTGGAAGGCATCGGCGAAGCTATCCAAGTTGATGGTCAAAGAGTTCTCGAGGAAGGAGGAGTTGAAGGTAACCATCCTACTTCCCACCTTCGTTTCTCCGAATTTTTCCCGCGAGGAGTTCGAGCTCAGGGTCAGCTTTGCCGCCTCCCTTGCTTTCTACCTGATCGGGAGGGATTATTTTGTCCGTCTCATCACCTCTCATTCTCAGGTTCCTTTCGGCGTCGGAGGGGTTCAATTGCATAAGATCCTCCGGGAACTCGCCCTCGTTGAGCCGGTTACCAGGGCTTCCGAGGATTTGGTAGAGAGGGAGCTCAAGGCGGGTGAGGCTTCTCTTTCCTCCTTTCGGGTGTTGATCGCTGATAGGGAGTATCCCCTTCCCAGAGGAGCGCTGGTGGTTCCCCTCACCGCTATTGAGAGGATAGGAGGAAAGGAGAAGGAAAGGGAGGATCCCGAATGA